A part of Myxococcus landrumus genomic DNA contains:
- a CDS encoding RNA polymerase sigma factor: MRTRACVELRGTVANEHTRRGQSRAGATSSQRGVGMRYPTRAEEEALHARVLKGRADPTAPAEVHRAFNGTLIHVLRQEVKCLMDEAVDSAVDAVLAYLAAPERFDARLSRLSTYLTRIAKRKALDRQRSRKNQDRRNQEYAGVVELVARAPNEEMEATVEARLLAERLEALGFSPREQTILRLVLQGEGSTERLAEALGLGPMPEEERRRQVKRHRDRLMKRLERLGREDSDVAP; this comes from the coding sequence ATGCGCACTCGCGCATGCGTCGAACTCCGTGGAACGGTGGCGAATGAGCACACACGACGCGGTCAGTCCAGAGCTGGAGCCACGAGCTCCCAGCGAGGTGTGGGGATGCGCTATCCAACAAGGGCGGAGGAAGAGGCACTTCACGCGAGAGTCCTCAAAGGTCGTGCCGACCCGACGGCTCCCGCCGAAGTCCACCGTGCATTCAATGGCACGCTCATCCATGTCTTGCGGCAGGAGGTCAAATGCCTCATGGACGAAGCCGTCGACTCCGCCGTGGACGCGGTCCTCGCCTACCTGGCCGCGCCCGAGCGCTTCGACGCCCGCCTCTCGCGCCTGTCCACCTACCTGACGCGCATCGCCAAGAGAAAGGCCCTGGATCGACAGCGCTCCCGGAAGAACCAGGACCGCCGAAACCAGGAATACGCGGGCGTTGTCGAACTCGTGGCCCGGGCTCCGAATGAAGAAATGGAGGCCACGGTGGAAGCACGTCTGCTCGCGGAACGACTGGAGGCGCTCGGGTTCTCCCCGAGGGAGCAGACCATCCTCCGTCTCGTACTTCAGGGCGAGGGCTCTACGGAGCGACTCGCCGAGGCGCTCGGCCTGGGGCCCATGCCCGAAGAGGAGCGCCGACGACAAGTGAAGCGCCACCGGGACCGGCTGATGAAGCGCCTGGAGCGCCTCGGAAGGGAGGATAGCGATGTCGCCCCTTGA
- a CDS encoding GNAT family N-acyltransferase: MSFMTCRVATTQRELDDAVRIRWAVFGGELRLLSGTPPVSRREVGCFDTLETTVHLVVYAGADPVATSRLLLPNPDVASAMGGHLGIELDQKLDLGGLGGEGFLIAESTRFCILKRWRHSEAVLRLQSGLYEESRRRGVTHWIASANMETDCAEDARWMVEVASDRGWLTPRWHVRSRGVSHPPEVPRAPFYTEVEREHASQGRLAGLRMPPVLSLFARKMGARFMGAPHYDEDFRRFSLPLVAALDDVPASTLARFANLDAPVPRADQVRTGPSFDLNP, from the coding sequence ATGTCATTCATGACCTGCCGAGTCGCCACCACCCAACGTGAGCTGGATGACGCGGTCCGCATCCGCTGGGCTGTCTTTGGCGGAGAGCTGCGATTGCTGTCGGGAACACCTCCCGTGTCGCGGCGCGAGGTGGGCTGCTTCGACACGCTGGAGACCACCGTTCACCTGGTGGTCTACGCGGGTGCTGATCCAGTCGCCACCTCGCGCCTGCTGTTGCCCAATCCAGACGTGGCGTCCGCGATGGGAGGGCACCTGGGCATCGAGCTGGATCAGAAACTGGACCTGGGAGGTCTTGGTGGAGAGGGATTTCTGATCGCGGAGAGCACGCGGTTCTGCATCCTGAAGCGGTGGCGCCACTCCGAAGCCGTGCTGCGATTGCAGTCGGGCTTGTATGAGGAGAGCCGCCGCCGAGGCGTGACGCATTGGATTGCGTCAGCCAACATGGAGACGGACTGCGCCGAGGATGCGCGGTGGATGGTCGAGGTGGCTTCGGACCGGGGCTGGTTGACCCCACGCTGGCACGTGCGCTCCCGGGGGGTGTCCCATCCACCCGAGGTGCCACGCGCGCCCTTCTATACGGAGGTGGAGCGGGAGCACGCGAGTCAGGGACGACTCGCGGGGCTGCGGATGCCTCCGGTGTTGTCGCTGTTCGCGAGGAAGATGGGGGCGCGCTTCATGGGCGCGCCTCACTACGACGAGGACTTCCGCCGGTTCTCGTTGCCGCTCGTGGCGGCGCTGGATGACGTGCCAGCAAGCACGCTCGCGCGGTTCGCCAACCTGGACGCACCCGTGCCGCGAGCGGACCAGGTCCGCACCGGCCCTTCCTTTGACCTCAACCCGTGA
- a CDS encoding iron-containing redox enzyme family protein — translation MKDVSRTDWVVALDREASALVEVLDSSPSARSLFEGWIDLEGYAHYLAQTYHYVRWTTPLLESAGTRMRQLGMHPALAELLVSKSEEERGHERWLLADLRNLGWTAERVEATPLGGAVKAYVAWNQYTTQEGVPTAFLGTAYVLESLSVRRASGAVARLISAGRIPNIHKAVTFLRGHGDVDGDHVEALAEVLRSLDDPKEQEVLIHSARTTRLLYPGLFLER, via the coding sequence ATGAAAGACGTTTCGCGGACGGACTGGGTGGTGGCGCTGGATCGAGAGGCCTCGGCGCTCGTGGAGGTGCTGGACTCGAGCCCCTCGGCTCGGAGCCTCTTCGAGGGATGGATTGATTTGGAGGGGTATGCCCACTACCTCGCGCAGACCTATCACTATGTCCGGTGGACCACCCCGCTGCTGGAGAGCGCGGGGACGCGGATGCGGCAACTGGGCATGCACCCGGCGCTGGCGGAGCTGCTCGTGAGCAAGTCGGAGGAAGAGCGGGGCCATGAGCGATGGTTGCTCGCGGACCTGCGGAATCTGGGGTGGACCGCCGAGCGTGTCGAAGCCACGCCGCTCGGTGGCGCGGTGAAGGCCTATGTCGCGTGGAACCAGTACACGACGCAGGAGGGAGTGCCGACGGCATTCCTCGGCACGGCCTATGTGTTGGAGTCGCTGTCCGTGCGGCGAGCAAGCGGAGCGGTGGCGCGGCTCATCTCGGCGGGGAGGATTCCCAACATTCACAAGGCGGTGACGTTCTTGCGAGGTCACGGTGACGTGGATGGAGACCACGTCGAGGCGCTCGCCGAGGTGCTGCGCTCGCTGGACGACCCGAAGGAGCAGGAGGTGCTCATCCACTCCGCGAGGACCACGCGCCTGCTGTATCCCGGACTCTTCCTCGAGCGATAG
- a CDS encoding DUF3892 domain-containing protein has protein sequence MLRYITAVHLEGGPGLEHIAEYKGDEPRTRRKGSSAPSAMVEWVRSPGNNAYVRAKTGDVRVAVVHGNPPYLRTEPNALQQDNLLALPRF, from the coding sequence ATGCTGCGCTACATCACGGCGGTTCATCTGGAAGGTGGTCCCGGGCTGGAGCACATCGCGGAGTACAAGGGGGACGAGCCACGGACCCGCCGGAAGGGCAGCAGCGCTCCTTCCGCGATGGTCGAGTGGGTTCGGTCGCCGGGGAACAACGCCTATGTCCGGGCGAAGACGGGGGATGTCCGGGTCGCCGTCGTGCATGGGAATCCCCCCTATCTCCGCACGGAGCCGAATGCCTTGCAGCAGGACAACCTGCTCGCGCTTCCGCGGTTCTGA
- a CDS encoding helix-turn-helix transcriptional regulator, with product MDSPVDLTSLEARHFGAVMDALLSSCDLPTMLGNLRDALPRLVAADCVALCVSRPGSAADYEWMVSGGPAKLLNEYAALASDDFVRPAVLQAPGTVLRDSEMLPSGTVKETAMFRRSQQLALQLHRVQAVVLTQQRDWHAGLTLYRNRDTAFSDRDRDLQQMMTPLIAKAVINCRHFETQALGTALLDELMLRQDGAYLVVDSHLREKLRTPRAQAILERWFKPNDLDASGLPTKLVERLRFLDRTVSPPPGTDVLQDSPPGGPFTARFSRLPSRDGSRLWALTLYSPLDKLPFPHELEKGLTLREREVLMLVLENLEYKEIAERLGITLLTARTHIKRAFKKLSVDTRDDLLFQIAKRLRPV from the coding sequence ATGGATTCGCCTGTGGACCTCACGTCCCTGGAAGCACGTCACTTCGGGGCTGTGATGGATGCCCTGCTCAGCTCATGCGACCTGCCGACCATGCTGGGGAACCTGCGCGATGCCCTGCCCAGGCTCGTCGCCGCGGACTGCGTCGCGCTCTGCGTCTCTCGCCCAGGCAGTGCAGCGGACTATGAGTGGATGGTGAGCGGAGGTCCGGCGAAGCTGCTCAATGAATATGCCGCGCTGGCCTCCGACGACTTCGTCAGGCCCGCCGTCCTGCAAGCTCCGGGGACGGTCCTTCGAGACAGCGAGATGCTTCCATCGGGGACTGTGAAGGAGACGGCGATGTTTCGGAGGAGCCAACAACTGGCGCTTCAGCTCCACCGTGTCCAGGCCGTGGTGCTGACCCAACAGCGTGATTGGCATGCGGGCCTCACGCTCTACCGCAACCGCGACACCGCCTTCTCGGACAGGGACCGGGACCTTCAACAGATGATGACACCGCTGATTGCGAAGGCGGTCATCAACTGCCGCCACTTCGAGACCCAGGCGCTGGGGACCGCCCTCCTGGACGAGCTGATGCTGCGCCAGGATGGCGCATACCTCGTGGTGGACTCCCACCTGAGAGAGAAGCTCCGCACGCCTCGTGCCCAGGCGATATTGGAGCGGTGGTTCAAGCCGAATGACCTCGATGCTTCCGGGCTGCCCACAAAGCTGGTCGAGCGCCTGCGATTCCTCGACAGGACCGTGTCTCCACCCCCTGGGACGGATGTCCTGCAAGACTCTCCACCCGGTGGACCGTTCACCGCGAGGTTCTCCCGACTCCCCTCGCGAGATGGCTCGCGGCTGTGGGCCCTCACACTGTATTCGCCCCTGGACAAACTCCCATTCCCTCACGAGCTCGAAAAGGGTCTCACGCTCCGGGAGCGCGAGGTTCTCATGCTCGTCCTCGAGAATCTCGAGTACAAGGAGATAGCCGAGCGTCTGGGCATCACGCTCTTGACCGCGAGGACTCACATCAAGCGGGCGTTCAAGAAGCTGAGCGTCGACACTCGCGACGACCTTCTCTTCCAGATAGCGAAGCGCCTCAGGCCGGTGTGA
- a CDS encoding DUF3375 domain-containing protein, with product MDFATLETLRLKHPAWRLLVAGNASLIASFLHRVFVASNAREVPQRELALRLEDHLHVLREQRGETAFPRGAGVYLDEWAADSAGWLRKFYPPGTDEPHFDLTPAAERAIRWLGQLTEQPFVGTESRLLTVFHLLQEMTEGTEPDPGARLAELERRKSELESEMARVRAGHLDLLDESALKDRFQQMSDTARGLLSDFRALEDHFHALDRRVRERIATWEGTRGELLETVLGERDAISDSVQGRSFRAFWDFLMSPEHKDILTKNLERILGHPAIQAMQPDPRLLRIHFDWLEAGEHTQRTVARLSGQLRRFLDDRVWKENRRILQVLRGIEKHALALRASPPEGSFMELDDLAPTVELPLERPLYSPPSRARMADEEVLEATEAVPSDALFNLAYIDKTRLRANVRQALVDREQVSLAELVRSHPLEHGLAELVTYLSLASEDRKASVDESRTQELFWTDARGLPRRATLPLVLFLR from the coding sequence ATGGACTTCGCCACGCTGGAGACCCTGCGCCTGAAACATCCCGCCTGGCGGCTGTTGGTCGCGGGCAATGCCTCGCTCATCGCCAGTTTCCTGCATCGGGTCTTCGTGGCGTCGAACGCCCGCGAGGTCCCACAGCGGGAGCTGGCGTTGCGTCTGGAGGACCACCTTCATGTCCTGCGCGAGCAGCGGGGGGAGACGGCCTTTCCCCGAGGCGCCGGCGTCTACCTCGATGAGTGGGCCGCCGACAGCGCGGGGTGGCTGCGCAAGTTCTATCCCCCCGGCACCGACGAGCCGCACTTCGACCTGACCCCCGCGGCGGAGCGGGCCATTCGCTGGTTGGGTCAACTCACCGAGCAACCCTTCGTCGGCACCGAGTCCCGCTTGCTCACCGTGTTCCATCTCCTCCAGGAGATGACGGAGGGAACCGAGCCAGACCCTGGCGCACGGCTCGCGGAGCTGGAGCGGCGCAAGTCGGAGCTGGAGTCGGAGATGGCTCGGGTGCGCGCGGGCCACCTGGACCTCCTGGATGAGTCCGCGCTCAAGGACCGCTTCCAGCAGATGTCAGACACCGCGCGCGGACTGTTGTCGGACTTCCGGGCACTGGAAGACCACTTTCACGCGCTGGACCGCCGGGTGCGCGAGCGCATCGCCACGTGGGAAGGCACGCGGGGTGAGCTGCTGGAGACCGTCTTGGGAGAGCGTGATGCCATCAGCGACTCCGTCCAGGGGCGCAGCTTCCGGGCGTTCTGGGACTTCCTCATGTCCCCCGAGCACAAGGACATCCTTACGAAGAACCTGGAGCGCATCCTCGGGCATCCGGCGATTCAGGCGATGCAGCCCGACCCGCGCCTCTTGCGCATCCACTTCGACTGGCTGGAGGCGGGCGAGCACACCCAGCGCACCGTGGCGAGGCTCTCCGGACAGCTCCGCCGCTTCCTGGATGACCGCGTGTGGAAGGAGAACCGCCGCATCCTCCAGGTGTTGCGAGGCATCGAGAAGCACGCGCTCGCCTTGAGAGCGAGTCCGCCCGAAGGCTCCTTCATGGAGCTGGACGACCTGGCGCCCACGGTGGAACTCCCGCTGGAGCGCCCCTTGTACTCCCCGCCCTCGCGCGCGCGGATGGCGGACGAAGAGGTGTTGGAGGCGACGGAGGCGGTGCCTTCCGACGCGCTCTTCAACCTTGCGTACATCGACAAGACCCGGCTGCGCGCGAACGTCCGGCAGGCGCTCGTGGACCGCGAGCAGGTCTCGCTCGCCGAGCTCGTCCGGTCCCATCCCCTCGAGCATGGCCTCGCCGAGCTCGTCACCTATCTGAGTCTTGCATCGGAAGACCGCAAGGCCTCGGTCGATGAATCGCGGACGCAGGAACTCTTCTGGACCGACGCGCGCGGACTCCCCCGCCGCGCGACCCTCCCCCTGGTGCTCTTTCTCCGATGA
- a CDS encoding DUF4194 domain-containing protein: protein MSHVAEASDALSHVVVSLLKGVVYREENPSLWQSLLKLHARVSDHVSVLGLGLVLDEPEGYAYLRQRAEGEGASEPPRLIARRQLGYGLSLLLALLRKRLADADAAAGGTRLVMRRHELQELVRLFLPGGTNEVRWVERVNQDIERAVGMGFLKPLGEEADTFEVRRILKAFVTAHCLEGLEQRLAAYHAQLVEEQGGRE from the coding sequence ATGTCTCATGTCGCCGAAGCCTCGGATGCCCTGTCGCACGTGGTCGTCTCGCTCCTGAAGGGCGTGGTCTACCGGGAGGAGAACCCCTCGCTCTGGCAATCACTGCTCAAGCTTCACGCGCGCGTCAGCGACCACGTGTCCGTGCTGGGGTTGGGGCTGGTCTTGGACGAGCCGGAGGGCTACGCCTATCTGCGCCAGCGCGCGGAAGGCGAGGGTGCGAGTGAGCCGCCCCGGCTCATCGCGCGCAGACAGTTGGGCTATGGCTTGAGCCTGCTGCTCGCGCTCCTGCGCAAGCGACTGGCGGACGCGGATGCGGCGGCGGGTGGAACGCGTCTGGTGATGCGCCGTCATGAGCTTCAGGAGCTCGTGCGGCTGTTCCTCCCGGGGGGCACGAACGAGGTGCGCTGGGTGGAGCGCGTGAATCAAGACATCGAGCGTGCGGTGGGCATGGGGTTCCTCAAGCCCCTGGGCGAAGAGGCGGACACCTTCGAGGTCCGCCGCATCCTCAAGGCCTTTGTCACCGCCCACTGTCTGGAAGGGCTGGAGCAGCGGCTCGCGGCCTATCACGCACAACTCGTCGAGGAACAAGGAGGTCGAGAATGA
- a CDS encoding ATP-binding protein, with translation MSTVRPLLQADLLDVGTPNARAGFRLRRFEVFNWGTFHQRSWHLDLQGESGLLTGDIGSGKSTLVDGLVTLFVPPQKLAYNKAAGAEARERTLRSYVRGQYKSERGETGQGARPVFLRDTPTYSVLLAHFHNEGYGQDVTLAQVMWMREAEGQPAKLYIVADGKLSIAEHFSRCGSDLNALKKRLKSLAREVHETFPPYQAAFRRRFGLENEQALDLFLQTVSMKSVGNLTDFVRQHMLPPFDVEARLAALVGHFEDLHRAHEAVLKAKRQVGMLEPLVAHHERFTTLSAELEGLKGGRVALRPWFAEQKARLLEARLADLEAEREQLRGKAERVQETRERHLADRERLRQSISANGGDQLETEKAELVKRRHERGERMRKADQYARMAEAVGLPAATELEVFMANTRDLQRERTRATTELADAQNARTGLAMSLRDLKKEHEAVSVELEVLRRQRSNIPARFLHLRARLCTDLGLSEERLPFAGELVRVLEEEQGWAGAIERVLYPLGVSLLVPDEDYARVSQWVDRTHLNARFVYFRVREEAAPRPVSSRPESLLLKLDFKPGAPLSRWVETHLARHFDYACCDTSEQFMRARQALTRMGQVKTGGDRHLKDDRSRIDDHSNWVLGWTNDTKRLALESSSRSLETGIQAASARWTALEHECARLQMRTERLSQLAVFENFSELDWRLVAGDIHRREERLKALQAESDVLQGLSRELEAVEKDVATVEATLTAVKKDQGRQEEREGATRGLLTACQRTASECSDTVRSSFPQVARFSEEVLGGEAFDVDTCDERERQVRDRLQSRIDGEARKLERGRDALLTAMHDYRTAFHPETQELGASLEAAPEYVALLASLRADDLPRFEARFKSLLNENTIREVANFQAQLHRERHDIHARVETINRSLRAIDYNPDRYIVLVLDSTVDLDIRTFQQDLRACIEGSLTGSEDDAYSEQKFLEVKRIIERFKGREGQSELDAKWTQRVTDVRNWFSFSASERWRADDQEHEHYADSGGKSGGQKEKLAYTVLAASLAYQFGLQWGETRSRSFRFVVIDEAFGRGSDESATYGLELFRRLDLQLLIVTPLQKIRVIEPYVASVGFVHNEEGRCSRVRNLTIEEYQTEREARSA, from the coding sequence ATGAGCACGGTACGTCCGCTCCTGCAAGCGGACCTGTTGGACGTGGGCACGCCCAACGCGCGAGCGGGGTTCCGGCTCCGCCGGTTCGAGGTCTTCAACTGGGGCACGTTCCACCAGCGCTCCTGGCACCTGGACCTGCAAGGGGAGAGCGGGCTGCTCACGGGTGACATCGGCTCGGGCAAGTCGACGCTGGTGGATGGTCTGGTGACGCTGTTCGTTCCGCCGCAGAAGCTGGCCTACAACAAGGCCGCGGGAGCGGAGGCACGTGAGCGCACGCTGCGCTCGTACGTGCGAGGTCAGTACAAGTCCGAGCGAGGAGAGACAGGGCAGGGGGCTCGGCCCGTCTTCCTGCGCGACACGCCGACCTACTCGGTGCTGCTCGCCCACTTCCACAATGAGGGGTACGGACAGGACGTCACGCTCGCGCAGGTGATGTGGATGCGCGAGGCGGAGGGACAGCCGGCGAAGCTGTACATCGTCGCGGATGGGAAGCTCTCCATCGCCGAGCACTTCTCGCGCTGCGGCTCCGACCTGAACGCGCTGAAGAAGCGCCTCAAGTCGCTCGCCCGGGAGGTGCACGAGACGTTTCCTCCCTATCAAGCCGCGTTCCGTCGACGCTTCGGACTGGAGAACGAGCAGGCGTTGGACCTGTTCCTCCAGACGGTGTCGATGAAGTCCGTGGGCAACCTGACGGACTTCGTGCGCCAGCACATGTTGCCGCCCTTCGACGTGGAGGCTCGGCTGGCGGCGCTCGTGGGCCACTTCGAGGACCTGCACCGGGCGCACGAAGCCGTGCTCAAAGCGAAGCGGCAGGTCGGCATGCTCGAGCCCCTGGTCGCGCACCATGAGCGCTTCACCACCTTGTCCGCCGAACTCGAGGGCCTCAAGGGGGGCCGTGTGGCCCTGCGGCCCTGGTTCGCCGAGCAGAAGGCTCGGCTGCTCGAGGCGCGGCTGGCGGACCTGGAGGCGGAGCGCGAGCAATTGCGCGGGAAGGCGGAGCGTGTCCAGGAGACACGGGAGCGGCACCTCGCCGACAGGGAGCGGCTGCGCCAGTCCATCTCGGCCAACGGCGGAGACCAACTGGAGACGGAGAAGGCGGAGCTGGTCAAGCGCAGGCACGAGCGGGGTGAGCGCATGCGGAAGGCGGACCAGTACGCGCGAATGGCCGAGGCCGTGGGGCTGCCGGCCGCGACGGAGCTGGAGGTCTTCATGGCCAACACACGCGACCTCCAGCGTGAGCGCACCCGCGCCACGACCGAGCTGGCCGATGCGCAGAACGCTCGGACCGGGCTCGCGATGAGCCTGCGCGACCTCAAGAAGGAACATGAGGCGGTATCGGTCGAGCTGGAGGTCCTGCGCCGACAGCGCTCCAACATCCCCGCGCGCTTCCTTCATCTGCGAGCGAGGCTGTGCACGGACCTGGGCTTGTCCGAGGAGCGGCTGCCCTTCGCGGGTGAGCTGGTGCGAGTCCTCGAGGAGGAGCAAGGCTGGGCTGGAGCCATCGAGCGTGTGCTGTATCCGTTGGGTGTCTCCTTGCTCGTCCCCGACGAGGACTATGCACGCGTGAGCCAGTGGGTGGACCGCACGCACCTCAACGCGCGCTTCGTCTACTTCCGCGTCCGGGAGGAAGCCGCGCCCCGTCCGGTGTCGTCGCGGCCTGAGTCGCTGCTCCTCAAGCTCGACTTCAAGCCCGGCGCTCCCCTGTCGCGCTGGGTGGAGACTCATCTGGCCCGTCATTTCGACTACGCCTGCTGCGACACCTCGGAGCAGTTCATGAGGGCTCGTCAGGCCCTCACGCGGATGGGGCAGGTGAAGACGGGTGGGGACCGGCACTTGAAGGATGACCGGAGCCGCATCGACGACCACTCGAACTGGGTGCTGGGCTGGACGAACGACACCAAGCGCCTGGCCTTGGAGTCCTCGTCGCGTTCATTGGAGACGGGAATCCAGGCGGCCTCCGCTCGTTGGACGGCACTGGAGCACGAGTGTGCCCGATTGCAGATGCGGACGGAGCGCCTGAGCCAGCTCGCGGTGTTCGAGAACTTCAGCGAGCTCGACTGGCGCCTGGTGGCTGGTGACATCCATCGGCGAGAGGAGCGGCTCAAGGCGCTCCAGGCGGAGTCCGATGTCCTTCAGGGCCTCTCGCGGGAGCTCGAGGCGGTCGAGAAGGACGTGGCCACGGTGGAGGCGACCCTGACGGCCGTGAAGAAGGACCAGGGGCGCCAGGAGGAGCGAGAAGGGGCGACACGAGGACTCCTGACGGCCTGTCAGCGGACGGCGAGCGAGTGCTCGGACACCGTCCGGTCCTCGTTTCCCCAGGTGGCCCGGTTCAGTGAAGAGGTGCTCGGGGGAGAGGCGTTCGATGTGGACACGTGCGACGAGCGCGAGCGACAGGTGCGAGACCGTCTCCAATCACGCATCGACGGGGAGGCGCGCAAGCTGGAGCGAGGGAGGGACGCCCTGCTCACCGCGATGCACGACTACCGCACCGCGTTCCATCCGGAGACCCAGGAGCTGGGCGCGAGCCTGGAGGCCGCACCCGAGTACGTGGCACTCCTTGCCTCGCTTCGCGCGGACGACCTGCCGCGCTTCGAGGCGCGCTTCAAGAGCCTGCTGAACGAGAACACCATCCGCGAGGTGGCCAACTTCCAGGCGCAGCTCCACCGCGAACGCCACGACATCCACGCGCGCGTGGAGACCATCAACCGCTCCCTGCGCGCCATCGACTACAACCCGGACCGCTACATCGTCCTGGTGCTGGACTCCACGGTGGACCTCGATATCCGTACGTTCCAGCAGGACCTGCGCGCCTGCATCGAAGGCTCGCTCACCGGTTCTGAAGACGACGCCTACTCCGAGCAAAAGTTCCTGGAGGTGAAGCGCATCATCGAGCGATTCAAGGGCCGTGAGGGTCAGTCGGAGCTGGACGCGAAGTGGACGCAGCGGGTCACGGACGTGCGCAACTGGTTCAGCTTCTCCGCGTCGGAGCGCTGGCGCGCGGACGACCAGGAGCACGAGCACTACGCGGACTCGGGTGGCAAGTCGGGAGGTCAGAAGGAGAAGCTCGCGTACACGGTGCTGGCCGCGAGCCTCGCGTACCAGTTCGGCTTGCAGTGGGGCGAGACGCGCTCGCGCTCGTTCCGCTTCGTCGTGATTGACGAGGCGTTCGGCCGAGGCTCCGACGAGTCGGCCACGTACGGCCTGGAGCTCTTCCGCCGTCTGGACCTGCAACTGCTCATCGTGACGCCGTTGCAGAAGATTCGGGTCATCGAGCCGTACGTGGCCAGCGTGGGCTTCGTCCACAACGAGGAGGGCCGCTGCTCGCGGGTGCGCAACCTCACCATCGAGGAGTACCAGACCGAGCGCGAGGCGCGGAGCGCATGA